From the genome of Winogradskyella forsetii, one region includes:
- a CDS encoding class I SAM-dependent methyltransferase, which produces MYEKTYPNKRFKHTLKFLQKHINTSESILDLGVKNPFSEIMISEGYSVTNTTGEDLDDNQSAIESSNVDVVTAFEIFEHLLSPYEVLKSIKADKIVISVPLKLWFASAYRSKTDMRDRHFHEFEDWQLDWLLEKTGWIIKDSQKWTNPVNKFGIRPILRRFTPRYYIVYAEKASNSN; this is translated from the coding sequence ATGTACGAAAAAACATATCCAAATAAACGCTTTAAACATACACTTAAGTTTTTACAAAAACATATCAATACATCGGAATCCATTTTAGATTTAGGCGTAAAAAATCCATTTTCTGAAATTATGATTTCTGAAGGATATTCGGTCACAAATACCACAGGAGAAGATTTGGATGACAATCAATCAGCAATTGAGAGTTCCAATGTTGATGTTGTAACTGCTTTTGAAATTTTTGAACATTTATTATCGCCTTATGAAGTTTTAAAATCCATTAAAGCCGATAAAATAGTCATTAGTGTGCCTTTAAAATTATGGTTCGCTTCAGCTTACAGAAGTAAAACAGATATGCGAGACAGACATTTCCATGAGTTTGAAGACTGGCAACTTGATTGGCTTTTAGAAAAAACAGGCTGGATTATTAAGGACAGTCAAAAGTGGACCAATCCAGTAAATAAATTCGGAATTCGACCTATTTTGAGACGTTTCACGCCTCGTTATTATATCGTTTATGCTGAAAAAGCATCAAATTCCAATTGA
- a CDS encoding glycosyltransferase family 2 protein, translating into MNFHIIIPAHNEEDYIGKTLESLVAQTVLPKKLVVVNDNSSDGTQNVVEEYASKFPWISLVNSKSSDTHLPGSKIIHAFNKGLELLDADYNIICKFDADLIFPENYLELLANHFKSNKKLGMASGFCYIEKNGQWVLENLTNKDHIRGALKAYRKDCFNQIGQLKPSMGWDTVDELLAKYHGWDILTDDTLHVKHLKPTGQSYNKASKYLQGEAMFKMRYGFWITLISALKLAYKKGNFQLFRDYMSGYFRAKSNKKEYLVSKDEGKFIRNLRWKGIRNKFGK; encoded by the coding sequence ATGAACTTCCACATCATCATCCCAGCACATAACGAAGAAGATTACATCGGTAAAACTTTGGAATCGTTGGTTGCTCAAACGGTATTGCCAAAAAAGTTGGTTGTCGTTAATGATAATTCAAGTGATGGTACACAAAACGTTGTTGAAGAATATGCCTCAAAATTTCCTTGGATTTCATTAGTAAATTCAAAATCGTCAGATACGCATTTACCCGGTTCAAAAATAATTCATGCCTTTAATAAAGGTTTGGAATTACTGGATGCCGACTATAACATCATCTGTAAGTTTGATGCTGATTTAATTTTTCCTGAGAATTATTTAGAACTATTAGCCAACCATTTCAAATCGAACAAAAAATTGGGTATGGCTTCTGGGTTTTGCTATATAGAAAAAAATGGACAATGGGTTTTAGAAAATCTAACCAACAAAGATCATATAAGAGGCGCACTCAAAGCATATAGAAAAGATTGTTTCAATCAAATAGGGCAATTAAAACCATCCATGGGTTGGGACACGGTTGACGAATTGTTGGCAAAATATCATGGTTGGGACATTTTAACTGATGACACGCTTCATGTCAAACATTTAAAACCAACTGGACAATCTTACAATAAAGCTTCTAAATATTTACAAGGAGAAGCGATGTTTAAAATGCGTTATGGATTTTGGATCACGTTAATTTCTGCTTTAAAATTGGCTTACAAAAAAGGAAACTTCCAGTTGTTTAGAGATTATATGTCTGGTTATTTTAGAGCTAAATCAAATAAAAAAGAGTATCTGGTTTCTAAAGATGAAGGGAAATTTATTCGGAATTTGCGTTGGAAAGGGATTAGGAATAAATTTGGTAAATGA
- a CDS encoding DNA/RNA non-specific endonuclease — protein sequence MKRKPIFTIIAVIIVIGIYSYDHFLNSEEKAEIVKEGKTIKATTNAYYLPTSTTNQIVHHQNYSLSYSEPHEQAEWVAYELKASHLSSTNHKRPYFEIDSAVNTGAAHWRNYKKSGYDKGHLCPAGDRRFTKEAHDETFLTSNITPQEHQFNAGVWNRLEQKVRYWAKKNDGVFVITGGVLENNLKSIGDEAVSVPNQFFKVILDNTNGKIKMLAFLMEHKDSDVPLYKFVVPVDSIEALTGIDFFPVLDDTIEDQLEGSSGYKSWSF from the coding sequence TTGAAGCGAAAACCAATTTTTACAATTATCGCCGTTATCATAGTTATTGGCATTTACAGTTACGACCATTTTCTTAACTCTGAAGAAAAAGCCGAAATTGTAAAAGAAGGTAAAACCATTAAGGCAACTACCAACGCTTATTATTTGCCCACAAGCACGACCAATCAAATTGTACACCATCAAAATTACTCCCTCTCCTATAGTGAGCCTCACGAACAAGCAGAATGGGTGGCGTACGAATTAAAAGCATCGCACCTAAGTTCTACTAACCACAAAAGGCCTTATTTTGAAATCGATTCCGCCGTGAATACTGGAGCAGCACATTGGCGAAATTATAAGAAGTCGGGTTACGATAAAGGGCATCTGTGTCCTGCTGGTGATCGACGATTCACTAAAGAAGCCCATGATGAAACCTTTTTAACCAGTAACATCACGCCTCAAGAACATCAGTTTAATGCTGGAGTTTGGAATCGACTAGAGCAAAAAGTAAGGTATTGGGCAAAAAAGAATGATGGAGTTTTCGTGATTACTGGTGGCGTTTTAGAAAATAATTTGAAATCTATTGGTGACGAAGCTGTTTCGGTTCCCAATCAATTTTTTAAGGTTATTTTGGATAATACTAATGGTAAAATTAAGATGTTGGCGTTTTTAATGGAACATAAGGATTCGGATGTACCACTATATAAATTTGTGGTTCCAGTGGATTCTATTGAAGCGTTGACAGGAATTGATTTCTTTCCGGTGTTGGATGATACTATTGAAGATCAGTTGGAAGGATCTAGCGGTTACAAGAGTTGGAGTTTTTAA
- a CDS encoding 3-oxoacyl-ACP synthase III family protein, with product MAIRITGTGSYIPSIIEKNEDFYNHQFLNADGSTINSPNEVIVEKFKAITGIQERRYIKDEFVNSDMAFFASKKAIEDANIDKETIDYIIVAHNYGDLKHNNQQSDTVPSIASRVKHLLKIKNPKCVGYDLLFGCPGWIEGVIQAKAFIGSGLAKRCLVIGSETLSRVVDKHDRDSMIYSDGAGAVIIEESTEEGGILAHESATYALDEAHFIFFGETNNPEITDQRRYIKMYGRKIYEFALSNVPKALKSCLEQSGKSITDVKKILIHQANEKMDEAIVQRFYKLYHMEMPEGIMPMTINTLGNSSVATVPTLYDMILKGQLDCQSINKGDVIMFASVGAGMNINAIVYQY from the coding sequence ATGGCGATCAGAATAACCGGAACAGGAAGTTATATACCTAGCATTATAGAAAAGAATGAGGATTTTTACAATCATCAATTTCTTAATGCAGATGGATCGACTATTAATAGCCCGAACGAAGTTATTGTAGAAAAATTCAAAGCCATAACTGGGATTCAGGAACGTCGTTACATTAAAGATGAATTTGTGAATTCTGACATGGCCTTTTTTGCATCAAAAAAAGCTATTGAAGATGCCAACATCGATAAAGAAACCATCGACTATATTATAGTTGCCCATAATTATGGTGACCTAAAACACAATAACCAACAAAGTGATACTGTACCCAGTATTGCTTCCCGTGTAAAGCATTTATTGAAAATAAAGAACCCAAAATGTGTAGGTTACGATTTACTTTTTGGTTGTCCTGGTTGGATAGAAGGTGTTATTCAAGCTAAAGCCTTTATCGGCTCTGGTCTCGCTAAACGTTGTTTGGTTATTGGTTCTGAAACCCTTTCTAGAGTTGTAGACAAGCATGATAGGGATTCCATGATCTATAGTGATGGTGCTGGTGCGGTAATTATAGAAGAAAGTACTGAGGAAGGTGGGATCCTAGCGCACGAATCCGCAACTTACGCTTTAGACGAAGCCCATTTTATATTTTTTGGAGAAACCAATAATCCTGAAATTACAGACCAACGCAGATATATAAAAATGTATGGTCGTAAGATTTATGAATTTGCACTTTCCAATGTTCCTAAGGCCTTAAAATCTTGTTTGGAACAAAGTGGTAAATCCATTACTGATGTCAAAAAAATATTGATTCACCAGGCGAATGAAAAAATGGATGAAGCGATTGTACAACGGTTTTACAAGCTATACCATATGGAAATGCCAGAAGGTATTATGCCAATGACCATTAATACGCTTGGCAATTCTAGTGTGGCAACCGTGCCCACTTTATATGATATGATTTTAAAAGGACAGCTTGACTGTCAAAGCATCAATAAAGGCGATGTCATTATGTTTGCAAGCGTCGGAGCTGGTATGAATATTAATGCTATTGTTTATCAGTATTAG
- a CDS encoding type II toxin-antitoxin system RelE/ParE family toxin yields MKVSWTPYALESYESVIDQLFINWNIDIVERFENEIEALIEKIEKHNYICPKSKIYNLHRCVINKHNSLVYRLKDLDSIEIILVIFNKSEHIF; encoded by the coding sequence ATGAAAGTTAGTTGGACTCCTTATGCATTAGAATCTTACGAATCTGTAATTGATCAATTATTTATCAACTGGAATATAGATATTGTTGAGCGCTTTGAAAACGAAATAGAAGCACTTATTGAAAAAATTGAAAAGCACAATTATATCTGTCCTAAATCTAAGATATACAACTTACATAGGTGTGTTATAAACAAACATAATTCCTTGGTATATAGACTTAAAGATTTAGATTCTATAGAAATCATCCTAGTTATTTTTAATAAAAGTGAGCATATTTTTTAG